Proteins from a single region of Chryseobacterium sp. T16E-39:
- a CDS encoding glucoamylase family protein, producing the protein MKLGIVSIITVASLFFCKAQIQSQEVLKKETVKNDITDEQLMDKVQKDALRYFWEYAEPNSMLGRERYHEDDIYPDHDKHVVTTGGSGFGLATILVGVERGFVPRKEAVKRLSHMMDFLAKADRFKGAWSHWINGETGKTVPFGKKDNGGDLVETAFLTSGILMVREYFKNGNAEEKALAKKCDELWKGIQWNWYTKGGKKVLYWHWSPEYQWEMNFPLEGYNECMITYILAASSPTYSIDAETYYKGWTRNGTFLSDKTKYGLPMYVKHNYAEEYGGPLFWAHYSYIGLDPTGLSDKLIKNYFDLNKNQVLIDYQYCVENPKQWKGYGPNYWGLTASYSRNEDGTTGYNAHFPQNDHGVISPTAALSSFPYSPKESMNFLKFIYIQKPEFVGSAGPYDATSINYNNWFTPRYLAIDQGTIAPMIENYRTGFLWKLFMNAPEIQQGLKKLSFQSTKYGIK; encoded by the coding sequence ATGAAGCTAGGTATTGTCTCTATTATTACAGTTGCATCTCTTTTTTTCTGTAAAGCTCAGATTCAAAGTCAAGAAGTTCTTAAAAAGGAAACAGTAAAAAACGATATTACGGATGAACAATTAATGGATAAAGTTCAGAAAGATGCTCTAAGGTATTTCTGGGAGTATGCAGAACCGAATTCTATGTTGGGAAGGGAGCGTTATCACGAAGACGACATCTATCCGGATCATGATAAACATGTAGTAACTACAGGTGGATCAGGATTTGGGCTGGCCACAATTTTAGTCGGAGTGGAAAGAGGCTTTGTCCCAAGAAAAGAAGCGGTGAAAAGACTTTCCCATATGATGGACTTCCTTGCTAAGGCGGATCGTTTTAAAGGAGCATGGTCACACTGGATCAATGGAGAAACAGGAAAAACGGTTCCTTTTGGTAAAAAAGATAACGGTGGAGATTTGGTTGAAACTGCATTTTTAACATCAGGAATATTAATGGTCCGTGAATATTTTAAAAATGGAAATGCAGAGGAAAAAGCGTTGGCTAAAAAATGTGATGAATTGTGGAAAGGTATTCAGTGGAACTGGTATACAAAAGGGGGTAAAAAGGTGCTGTATTGGCACTGGTCACCCGAGTACCAGTGGGAAATGAATTTTCCGTTGGAGGGATATAACGAATGCATGATTACCTACATTTTGGCGGCTTCATCTCCAACCTATTCCATTGATGCTGAAACGTATTATAAAGGGTGGACGAGAAACGGAACTTTTCTTTCAGATAAAACAAAATATGGGCTTCCGATGTATGTGAAGCATAATTATGCTGAAGAATATGGAGGCCCCCTTTTCTGGGCACATTATTCCTATATCGGTTTAGATCCGACCGGATTGTCTGATAAGTTGATTAAAAATTATTTTGATCTCAATAAAAATCAGGTTTTGATCGATTACCAATATTGCGTAGAAAATCCAAAACAATGGAAGGGGTATGGGCCAAACTATTGGGGACTTACTGCAAGCTATTCCAGAAATGAAGATGGAACCACAGGATACAACGCCCATTTTCCTCAAAATGATCATGGTGTTATTTCTCCAACAGCTGCCTTAAGTAGTTTTCCTTATTCACCAAAAGAATCCATGAATTTTTTGAAATTTATTTATATTCAAAAACCTGAATTTGTTGGTTCTGCGGGGCCTTATGATGCGACATCGATCAATTATAACAATTGGTTTACACCAAGATATCTGGCGATAGATCAGGGAACCATTGCTCCCATGATAGAAAATTACAGAACAGGATTTTTATGGAAATTATTTATGAATGCCCCTGAAATTCAACAAGGGCTTAAGAAATTAAGCTTTCAGTCAACAAAATATGGAATTAAGTAA
- a CDS encoding SusC/RagA family TonB-linked outer membrane protein, producing the protein MKQSDLKYSSLVAVLYFGMNVNAQVTPKDTVTKEQKIEEVVMIGYGSRKKVDNTTSISSISAEEVTRTKVLNASQAIQGKAAGVQVTASDMPGSTPTVTIRGLGTVLGGRTPLYVVDGMFTDNINNINSNDILTYDVLKDATALAIYGNRAANGVIIITTKSGKGKLSVSYDGLIGIRNPLKKVKMANASQFANYNNAGVGSVNLNPNQPYNTNWFDEITRTGVYNQHNVSISGSTEAVKYFLSFSNYDEQSILNGTNYNRNTVRLNNEYKIAKGIRLSQNLSVTFTNDTPKSLGAFTSAYKQSPLVPVYYPSGQYGQPIYDNNGNISYTGGRFNNVSNPVMQLAYDDQRGKNFLLQGGLKLDIDIVKDLKFTSQFNGEYNNYKYYNFVNSKSLWLANDPTRLESQYQSTSPTTRLTNKNQNYYNWLLSNYLTYTKKTGNHDIEVVAGTEASVKNGIESLIINRQNVPVSQDYWNLSGTDYYNYLYSDATTKAIESVKYNRNTTISYFGRVQYKFMNRYLLSGTIRRDGSSQFADGHKWGTFPSLGAGWIISEEDFLKGGFFNTLKIRGGWGKIGNQNVPLNYLPLLSGAAYNYGFGNSPVSNGITVNKSYDPNLGWEVTEESSAGLDFGILNNRLTGSFDVYNRKTKNIILAVTPYLGTGISEVNYSHMGSVVNKGAEVGLNWSDKVGEDFSYSVGANYSFNKNRLTSIDASKPISQINGGSLGNGEWTKLFDASSVGHALGSFYLWDFDGYDSNGNMKFKDLNGNGVTGKADAGDRRYFDSYIPKSTLGINVSMAYKNWDFAINGYGAFGFKVYNGKKAQRINGENIESSVADNYWTPSNTGAANPAPTTAIPIASSFFLESGDYFRINNISVGYTFKNITDYVKSIKLYVSAINPFVFQKYSGYSSELSGYNPTDAAVEGDPYKLTGVELDTYPSLRSFVFGVNLNF; encoded by the coding sequence ATGAAACAAAGTGATTTAAAGTATTCATCACTCGTTGCTGTTTTATACTTTGGTATGAACGTCAATGCACAGGTGACACCTAAGGATACTGTTACCAAAGAACAGAAGATCGAAGAGGTGGTTATGATTGGATATGGAAGCCGTAAGAAGGTTGATAATACAACTTCTATCAGTTCTATAAGCGCGGAGGAAGTAACAAGAACGAAAGTTTTAAATGCTTCGCAAGCTATTCAAGGAAAAGCAGCAGGGGTACAAGTAACAGCTTCTGATATGCCAGGATCAACTCCAACAGTTACAATTAGAGGTCTCGGGACTGTACTAGGAGGACGAACACCATTATATGTTGTAGATGGTATGTTTACTGATAATATTAATAATATTAATTCAAATGATATTTTAACCTATGATGTTCTAAAAGATGCAACAGCATTGGCGATTTATGGTAATAGAGCTGCAAACGGTGTTATTATTATCACTACAAAAAGTGGTAAAGGAAAGTTAAGTGTATCTTATGATGGGTTAATTGGAATAAGAAACCCACTAAAGAAAGTTAAAATGGCTAATGCTTCCCAGTTTGCAAATTATAATAATGCAGGAGTCGGGAGTGTTAATTTAAATCCTAATCAACCGTATAATACAAATTGGTTCGACGAGATCACAAGGACTGGTGTATACAATCAGCATAATGTTTCAATTTCCGGATCGACTGAGGCAGTGAAATATTTTCTGAGTTTTAGTAATTATGATGAACAATCAATTCTTAATGGAACAAATTATAATAGAAATACTGTAAGGTTAAATAACGAATATAAAATTGCTAAAGGCATTCGCTTATCTCAAAATTTAAGTGTCACTTTTACAAATGATACTCCGAAATCGTTGGGAGCATTTACATCAGCTTATAAACAATCTCCTCTTGTTCCTGTTTATTATCCTAGTGGGCAATATGGGCAACCAATATATGATAACAATGGAAATATAAGTTATACTGGAGGGAGGTTTAATAATGTATCAAATCCAGTTATGCAATTAGCTTATGATGATCAAAGAGGCAAAAACTTTTTATTACAGGGAGGACTAAAATTGGATATTGACATTGTCAAAGATTTAAAATTCACATCTCAATTTAATGGAGAATATAATAATTACAAGTATTATAACTTTGTTAATTCTAAATCTTTATGGTTAGCTAATGATCCTACAAGACTTGAGAGTCAATATCAGTCTACTTCGCCCACTACCAGATTGACGAACAAAAATCAAAATTATTACAATTGGTTATTAAGTAACTATTTAACATACACTAAAAAGACCGGTAATCATGATATAGAAGTGGTTGCTGGAACGGAAGCGTCTGTGAAAAATGGTATTGAATCCCTAATCATCAATAGACAAAATGTACCTGTTTCTCAAGATTATTGGAATCTTTCGGGAACAGATTATTATAATTACTTGTACAGTGATGCGACTACTAAAGCTATTGAATCTGTAAAATATAACAGGAATACAACGATTTCATATTTTGGTAGAGTACAATACAAGTTTATGAATCGTTATTTATTAAGTGGTACTATAAGACGTGATGGTTCTTCTCAATTTGCTGATGGGCACAAATGGGGAACATTTCCTTCATTAGGAGCGGGATGGATTATTTCTGAAGAGGACTTTTTGAAAGGCGGATTTTTTAATACTTTAAAAATAAGAGGAGGTTGGGGTAAAATTGGTAACCAAAATGTTCCCCTTAACTATTTACCATTATTATCTGGTGCTGCTTACAATTATGGATTTGGTAATTCTCCGGTAAGTAACGGTATTACTGTGAATAAAAGTTATGATCCAAATTTAGGATGGGAAGTGACAGAAGAATCTTCAGCAGGATTGGATTTTGGAATTTTAAATAATAGATTAACAGGATCTTTTGATGTTTATAACAGAAAGACTAAAAATATTATTCTAGCAGTTACTCCTTATTTAGGGACTGGAATTTCGGAAGTGAATTATTCGCACATGGGAAGTGTTGTAAATAAAGGAGCTGAGGTCGGTTTGAATTGGTCTGATAAAGTAGGTGAAGACTTTTCCTACTCCGTTGGCGCTAATTATTCATTTAATAAAAATAGGTTGACAAGTATAGATGCTTCAAAACCTATTTCTCAGATTAACGGAGGAAGTTTAGGGAATGGAGAATGGACAAAATTATTTGATGCATCTTCAGTAGGGCATGCTTTAGGAAGTTTCTATTTATGGGATTTTGATGGATATGATTCCAATGGAAACATGAAGTTTAAAGATTTAAATGGTAATGGGGTAACAGGTAAAGCAGACGCTGGAGATAGACGTTACTTTGACTCATATATTCCAAAATCTACATTAGGTATTAATGTTTCAATGGCTTATAAGAATTGGGATTTTGCAATAAATGGGTATGGAGCATTTGGTTTTAAAGTATATAATGGAAAAAAAGCTCAAAGAATCAATGGAGAAAACATAGAGTCTTCTGTAGCAGATAACTATTGGACACCATCTAACACAGGAGCTGCGAATCCAGCGCCAACGACCGCTATACCAATTGCTTCGTCATTCTTTTTAGAAAGTGGTGATTATTTTAGAATCAATAACATATCAGTAGGATATACATTTAAAAATATCACTGATTATGTGAAATCAATTAAATTATATGTAAGCGCAATTAATCCTTTTGTATTCCAAAAGTATTCGGGTTATTCGTCTGAGTTATCAGGCTATAATCCCACAGATGCTGCTGTAGAGGGAGATCCATACAAGCTAACAGGTGTTGAACTGGATACTTACCCTAGCTTAAGATCTTTCGTATTTGGAGTAAACTTAAATTTTTAA
- a CDS encoding bleomycin resistance protein, protein MIKYNSLRPILWTQNIDETLSFYIQTLGFTLMARNDEWEWATINKDDVQIMLSKPNDHEKFNGIGFTGSFYFNIDNVDGLWEELKDQAEICYEIETFEWGMREFAIYDNNGYILQFGQPVDQISTTE, encoded by the coding sequence ATGATAAAATATAATTCTCTGCGTCCCATACTTTGGACACAAAATATCGATGAAACCTTAAGTTTTTATATTCAGACTCTTGGCTTTACTTTAATGGCAAGAAATGATGAGTGGGAATGGGCGACGATTAATAAAGATGATGTACAGATCATGCTTTCAAAACCCAATGATCATGAAAAATTTAATGGAATCGGATTTACAGGTTCTTTTTATTTTAACATTGATAATGTAGATGGACTATGGGAAGAATTAAAAGACCAGGCTGAAATTTGCTATGAAATAGAGACCTTTGAATGGGGTATGCGGGAATTTGCCATTTATGATAACAATGGATATATATTACAATTTGGTCAGCCCGTGGATCAAATTAGTACAACGGAATAA
- a CDS encoding DUF4197 family protein: MKKYILAIALIAGTAAVITTSVQSCTSLATTDLGLSIIKKFLLNGIDKGMTVYGNKDAFLQNNMVDKALPKELRDINTMLEKISPSLVAKEREYVAEAAAYTVNISKPILQNAVNSLNAQDVTRIIQGEKGTATLILKEKTSDQLVAAIAPKVDEQLNRYGIVKTINTALAGSNFLGNLLGGNNNTVNAGGLSQLASEQLVNGLFNIIEDYEIKNSKTLLGPLGK; the protein is encoded by the coding sequence ATGAAAAAATACATTTTAGCAATAGCTTTAATAGCAGGAACAGCTGCAGTAATTACTACTTCTGTACAATCATGCACCAGTCTTGCGACTACTGATTTGGGATTATCCATTATCAAAAAGTTTTTATTGAACGGAATTGACAAGGGAATGACTGTTTATGGCAATAAAGATGCTTTCCTGCAAAATAATATGGTTGATAAAGCGTTACCTAAAGAGCTAAGAGATATCAACACGATGCTGGAGAAAATATCTCCTTCACTGGTAGCCAAAGAAAGGGAATATGTTGCAGAGGCAGCTGCTTATACCGTGAATATTTCAAAGCCAATTCTTCAAAATGCAGTTAACAGTTTAAATGCACAGGATGTAACAAGAATTATCCAGGGAGAAAAGGGAACAGCAACCTTAATCCTGAAGGAAAAAACTTCCGATCAGTTAGTAGCTGCCATTGCTCCTAAAGTGGACGAACAGTTAAACCGATATGGAATTGTTAAAACTATTAATACTGCATTGGCTGGAAGTAATTTTTTAGGAAATTTATTAGGAGGAAATAACAATACCGTTAATGCGGGAGGCTTAAGTCAATTAGCTTCAGAGCAATTGGTAAATGGTTTATTTAATATCATTGAAGATTACGAAATAAAGAACTCCAAGACCCTTTTAGGACCACTTGGAAAATAG
- a CDS encoding SRPBCC family protein — protein sequence MRTPIIVQQKMDASIDEVWSALTDREEMKSWYFDISDFEMEIGKQFNFYEPGDAKKYHHQGIVLDFVVNEKLKHSWSYPDFSDAETIISWELYPEDEGTIVKLTHENVDHFKDLGEGFSKEDFTKGWNVIIRQSLKSYVENK from the coding sequence ATGAGAACACCTATTATTGTTCAGCAAAAAATGGATGCTTCAATTGATGAGGTTTGGAGTGCATTGACTGATAGAGAGGAGATGAAATCATGGTATTTTGATATTTCTGATTTTGAAATGGAAATTGGGAAGCAATTTAATTTCTATGAACCGGGAGATGCTAAAAAATATCATCACCAGGGAATTGTTCTGGATTTTGTTGTCAATGAAAAACTAAAACATTCGTGGTCTTATCCCGATTTTTCTGATGCTGAAACGATCATTTCATGGGAACTTTATCCTGAAGATGAAGGGACGATCGTCAAATTAACCCATGAGAATGTTGATCATTTCAAAGACCTTGGCGAAGGATTTTCGAAAGAAGATTTTACTAAAGGTTGGAATGTAATTATCAGACAAAGTTTGAAATCATATGTGGAAAATAAATAA
- a CDS encoding ArsC/Spx/MgsR family protein has protein sequence MLVKVLHNGSCSKSNAVLEYLDENGVPFEIINIVEDPLSILELKTVLKKLNQSVFHLIRKTEKLYLDQFAAKNYSEEEWLEILSKNPSLIQRPILIKGSVAMLGRPIENVKFFIEK, from the coding sequence ATGTTAGTAAAGGTTTTACATAATGGAAGTTGTTCAAAATCAAATGCTGTTTTAGAGTATTTGGACGAGAATGGGGTGCCATTTGAGATTATTAATATAGTAGAAGACCCACTAAGTATTTTAGAATTAAAAACAGTTTTAAAGAAACTGAATCAAAGTGTTTTTCATCTGATCAGAAAGACTGAAAAATTATATCTTGATCAGTTTGCAGCTAAGAATTATTCAGAAGAAGAATGGCTGGAGATCTTATCTAAAAACCCCTCACTGATACAAAGACCTATTCTGATAAAAGGCTCTGTAGCTATGTTGGGAAGACCAATTGAAAATGTAAAGTTTTTTATTGAAAAATAA
- a CDS encoding deoxynucleoside kinase → MHIAVTGNIGAGKTTLTTMLSKHYGWDAQFEDVDHNPYLEDFYADMSKWSFALQIYFLGSRFRQVKEIRESGKNIIQDRTIYEDAHIFAENLNDMHLLSDRDFKNYQDVFNLMKSFVSAPDLLIYLKSDVPNLVKKIYKRGREYEASISIEYLSKLNQKYEKWISNYTEGKLLVIEVDDLDFVEKPEDFGFILEKIEAELNGLF, encoded by the coding sequence ATGCACATTGCGGTTACAGGAAATATCGGAGCAGGAAAAACGACATTAACGACGATGCTTTCTAAGCATTATGGATGGGATGCACAATTTGAAGATGTAGATCACAATCCTTACTTAGAAGACTTTTATGCGGACATGAGCAAATGGAGTTTTGCTTTACAGATCTACTTTTTAGGGAGCAGATTTCGTCAGGTAAAAGAAATAAGAGAAAGTGGGAAAAATATTATTCAGGATCGTACCATTTATGAAGATGCTCACATTTTTGCTGAAAACTTAAATGATATGCATTTGCTTTCTGACAGGGATTTTAAGAATTATCAGGATGTTTTTAATTTGATGAAATCTTTTGTTTCAGCGCCGGACTTATTGATCTATTTAAAATCTGATGTACCTAATCTGGTAAAAAAGATCTACAAAAGAGGAAGAGAGTATGAAGCTTCGATCAGTATTGAATATCTTTCAAAATTAAATCAGAAATATGAAAAATGGATTTCCAACTATACGGAAGGAAAGCTGTTGGTAATTGAAGTGGATGATCTGGACTTTGTGGAAAAACCGGAAGATTTTGGATTTATTCTGGAGAAAATTGAGGCTGAACTGAATGGTTTGTTTTAA
- a CDS encoding glutaminyl-peptide cyclotransferase, with amino-acid sequence MKKNIIVGFAAVLMLASCNNDKKMLNSLNDYNNSMESKGYHFGDKLELPKDVADNAESVTISFGDKETSNLVVDPKFFTLGDNAVTFNIKTKGGETLNQDATINVFAKNPEKKISYKIIAEYPHNPANFVQGFQIEGNTIYESDGQNGSSQILKYTLGTTTPLASTKQAQQDFSEGSTIVGDKVYQLTWQSKKGYIYDKSSLKLLSEFAYPNVLGEGWGLTYDGQNLIASDGSKLLYFLDPKDPSKLVKYIAVAGSSQAYDQLNELEYHNGFIYANVWQKPIILKINPANGEVVGMFDFTDIAKQNTKGSDDVLNGIAFKGENMLVTGKNWSKIYEVVIQ; translated from the coding sequence ATGAAAAAAAATATAATAGTTGGTTTTGCAGCGGTCTTAATGTTGGCGTCGTGTAACAATGATAAAAAAATGTTGAATAGTTTAAATGATTATAACAATTCAATGGAAAGTAAGGGATATCACTTTGGGGATAAACTTGAACTTCCTAAAGATGTTGCAGATAATGCTGAAAGTGTAACCATCAGTTTTGGAGATAAGGAAACTTCAAATTTAGTTGTAGATCCTAAATTTTTCACTTTAGGGGATAATGCAGTTACTTTTAATATTAAAACTAAAGGTGGGGAAACTTTGAACCAGGATGCAACGATCAATGTTTTTGCAAAAAATCCTGAGAAAAAGATTTCTTATAAAATTATTGCAGAGTATCCTCATAACCCGGCGAATTTCGTTCAGGGATTTCAGATAGAAGGGAACACCATTTATGAAAGTGACGGGCAGAACGGATCTTCACAAATCTTAAAATATACTTTAGGAACTACTACACCATTAGCTTCAACAAAACAGGCGCAGCAGGATTTCTCTGAAGGGAGTACCATTGTAGGAGATAAAGTATACCAGCTAACATGGCAAAGCAAAAAAGGGTACATCTATGATAAGAGTTCTTTGAAGCTTTTATCGGAATTTGCATATCCTAATGTCCTTGGTGAAGGATGGGGATTAACGTATGATGGACAAAATCTGATCGCTTCAGATGGAAGTAAACTATTGTATTTCCTTGATCCTAAAGATCCTTCAAAACTAGTTAAATACATTGCTGTAGCAGGGAGTTCTCAGGCTTATGATCAGCTGAATGAATTAGAATACCATAATGGTTTTATCTACGCAAACGTTTGGCAAAAACCGATTATCCTGAAAATTAATCCAGCGAATGGAGAGGTAGTGGGAATGTTTGATTTCACAGATATTGCTAAACAAAATACTAAAGGAAGTGATGACGTATTAAATGGAATTGCTTTCAAAGGAGAAAACATGCTGGTAACAGGTAAAAACTGGTCGAAAATTTATGAAGTTGTTATTCAATAA
- a CDS encoding DUF493 family protein, whose amino-acid sequence MDIIQGNQHASPEDFYDSLREKLEGHHDFPEDYLFKFIIPTDQAKLTEIYRVFDGIKFTLGNRESKNGKYTACNINAFVLDADQVVHIYKEVGKIEGVILL is encoded by the coding sequence ATGGATATCATTCAAGGAAATCAACACGCAAGTCCAGAGGATTTTTATGATTCTTTAAGGGAAAAATTAGAAGGTCATCACGACTTTCCGGAAGATTATTTATTTAAATTTATTATTCCCACAGATCAGGCAAAACTTACAGAAATATATAGAGTTTTTGATGGAATTAAGTTTACACTTGGAAACAGAGAAAGTAAAAATGGGAAATATACAGCCTGCAATATCAATGCTTTTGTCTTAGATGCCGATCAGGTCGTTCACATTTATAAAGAAGTTGGAAAAATAGAGGGAGTAATTCTTTTATAA
- a CDS encoding RagB/SusD family nutrient uptake outer membrane protein, whose translation MNKKYIIAAAILFFGAINQSCSNDFIDVSPSENIPESNLEIYNNNDGANQFVTAIYAKFLDWNMSTFAWIGVTSIVSDDADKGSSPGDAGSDKDILDALNFTPSTPSFKELFASNYQGINRANQALKYIPQLNKADSELRKRLIGEAKFLRAFMYFTLVKSFGGVPLVDHVPVSGDEEDKKMTLTRKSKEEIYAFIEQDLKDAITALPDKSSYTGANVGRASVGAAHALLAKVYLYQKKWQLAIEQTNLVTGYSLTPNFIDIYKVSGENNGESIFEIQGSGGTSGKAIQQYSQVQGARGTTGWGWGFATPTQGLYDAYSTTDTRRDATIIHKDMTLYDGYHVGPNVENKFYNYKAYSSNYRDQASTDTNIRYLRYAEILLIKAEAMNELGQTSAAIPFLNQVRTRASVANTTASSQADVRNAIWKERRLELAFEHDRWFDLVRTGQAQAAMAADGGKVFQIGKHEVFPLPQEFISESGGLSAQNPGY comes from the coding sequence ATGAATAAGAAATATATTATAGCAGCTGCTATATTGTTTTTTGGAGCTATAAATCAAAGTTGTAGTAATGATTTTATTGATGTGTCTCCATCGGAAAATATTCCAGAATCAAATTTGGAAATATATAATAATAATGATGGAGCAAATCAATTTGTTACTGCAATTTATGCTAAGTTCTTGGATTGGAATATGAGTACATTTGCTTGGATTGGAGTAACTTCTATTGTTTCAGATGATGCGGATAAAGGCTCTAGCCCTGGAGATGCAGGATCAGATAAAGATATTTTAGACGCTTTAAATTTCACTCCATCGACCCCTTCTTTTAAAGAATTATTCGCTTCAAATTACCAAGGAATTAATAGAGCTAATCAAGCTTTAAAATATATTCCTCAGCTAAATAAGGCAGATTCAGAATTAAGAAAAAGATTGATTGGAGAAGCTAAGTTTTTGCGCGCATTTATGTATTTTACTTTGGTAAAATCATTTGGTGGTGTTCCTTTAGTTGATCATGTTCCTGTTTCTGGAGATGAGGAAGATAAAAAGATGACTCTTACAAGAAAAAGTAAAGAAGAAATTTATGCTTTTATTGAACAGGATTTAAAAGATGCAATTACAGCACTTCCAGATAAGTCGAGCTATACAGGAGCTAATGTAGGAAGAGCTTCTGTTGGTGCTGCACATGCATTATTGGCTAAAGTGTATTTATACCAGAAAAAATGGCAGTTAGCAATAGAACAAACAAACTTGGTTACTGGTTATTCTCTTACTCCTAATTTTATTGATATTTATAAAGTGTCTGGAGAAAATAATGGAGAATCTATTTTTGAAATTCAAGGTAGTGGAGGAACTTCTGGGAAAGCTATTCAGCAATATAGTCAGGTCCAAGGAGCAAGAGGTACTACTGGTTGGGGTTGGGGATTTGCAACTCCTACTCAAGGATTATACGATGCTTATTCGACAACAGATACAAGAAGAGATGCAACAATAATCCATAAGGATATGACCTTATATGATGGGTATCACGTAGGACCTAATGTGGAAAATAAATTTTACAATTATAAAGCGTACTCATCTAATTATAGAGATCAGGCATCTACAGATACAAATATTCGTTATTTAAGATATGCCGAAATTCTTTTAATTAAAGCAGAGGCGATGAATGAATTGGGGCAGACTTCTGCAGCTATTCCATTTTTAAACCAAGTGAGAACAAGAGCTAGTGTTGCAAATACGACAGCAAGTTCTCAAGCAGATGTAAGGAATGCAATCTGGAAAGAAAGAAGATTGGAACTAGCTTTCGAACACGACAGATGGTTTGATCTTGTAAGAACAGGTCAGGCACAAGCAGCTATGGCTGCAGATGGTGGGAAGGTATTCCAAATTGGAAAACATGAGGTATTTCCTTTGCCTCAAGAGTTTATTAGTGAGTCTGGAGGTTTGTCGGCTCAAAACCCAGGTTATTAA